CCCGGCTCCTCGGCCGTGGGCACCGACATGAACCGCAACTGGGGCTACAACTGGGGCTGCTGCGGCGGCTCCTCCGGTTCCACCTCCAGCGAGACCTACCGGGGTTCGGCGGCCGAGTCGACCCCCGAGGTCAGGGCGGTGGCCAACTGGGTGCGCAGCCGGGTCGTCGGCGGCGTGCAGCAGATCAAGTCGCACATCGACTGGCACACCTACAGCGAGCTGATCCTGTGGCCGTACGGCTACACCTTCAACGACACCGGCCCCGGCCTGACCCAGGACGACCGCGACGCCCACGCGACACTGGGCCAGAACATGGCCTCCACCAACGGCTACACCCCCCAGCAGGCCAGCGACCTCTACATCACCGACGGCACGATCGACGACTGGCTGTGGGGCGTCTACAAGATCTTCAGCTACACCTTCGAGATGTACCCGGCCAGCTCCTCGCCGGGCTTCTACCCCCCCGACGAGCAGATCGTCCCGCAGACGACCCGCAACAAGGAGGCCACGCTGCGCTTCCTGGAATACTCCGACTGCGTCTACCGGATCATCGGCAAGGAGTCGCAGTACTGCGGCACCGGCACCCCGCCGGTGACCGTCTACTCCGACGAGTTCGAGACGGCGACCGGCTGGACGGCCAACCCCTCGGGCACCGACACCGCGACCTCCGGCCTGTGGGAGCGCGGTGATCCCGAGGCCACCACCTCCAGCGGCGCCAAGCAGCTCGGCACCACCGTCAGCGGTACCAACGACCTGGTCACCGGCAGGCTCGCGGGCGCCGCGGCGGGTGATTACGACATCGACGGAGGTATCACCAGCATCCGGTCACCGGCCATCACCCTGCCGTCCACCGGGACGCTGAACCTGTCGCTGTCGTGGTATCTGGCGCACGGTTCCAACGCCTCCAGCGCCGACTTCCTGCGGGTGAAGGTTGTCGGCTCCACCACCACCCAGGTGTTCCAGCAGCTCGGCGCGGCCTCCAACCGCAACGGCGCCTGGGCCGTGGCCACGGCCAACCTCTCCGCCTTCGCGGGGCAGACGGTCCGGATCCTGGTCGAGGCCGGTGACGCCTCCGGCGCCTCCCTGGTCGAGGCCGGGATCGACAACGTCAAGATCACCCAGCAGCCCTGACCCTTCCTCGGGGCGCCTCCGCCGGAGGCGCCCCGAGCCTTCTCGCCGTTACCCCTGTCGGGTCGCCCGGCAATCCGGGAGGGCGTTCTGGGTCGCCCGGCGACCTCGGGGAATCCGGAAAATCCCGGAGTCGCTTGGGAAGTTTGGGCCACGGAGGAGCCCGGAGGAGCCCGGAGGGGCGGAGGAGCCCGGAAGGGCCGGGGCGGGCGGCCCCGCGAGGTTCCCGCGGATCAGACGCGGCAGACCAGCTCGCCGTGGAGCAGCGACAGCCAGCCGTCCGGCTGCCCGGCCCAGGTCCGCCAGCCCTCCGAGATACGGCGCAGGTCCTCCTCGGCGGCGGCGCCCGAGGCGAGCGCCTGGCGGGCCATGTCGGACTCCAGGATCCGCTCGGCCCACATGCCGCCCCACCACGCACGCTCTTCGGGTGTGGCGAAGCACCAGGTCGAGGAGGTGGCCGAGACGTCGGTGAACCCCGCCGCGCGCGCCCACGACAGCAGCCGCCGCCCCGCGTCGGGCTCGCCGCCGTTGGCTCTCGCCACCCCCCGGTAGAGGTCCAGCCACTCGTCCAGCTCGGGAGTCTCGGGGAACCAGGTGAACGCGGCGTAGTCGCTGTCGCGTACCGCGACGATCCCGCCCGGCACGCAGACCCGCCGCATCTCGCGCAGCGCCTGGACCGGGTCGCCGACGTGCTGCAGCACCTGGTGGGCGTGGACGACGTCGAAGGTGTCGTCGGGGAACTCCAGCGCGTGCGCGTCCGCCACGGCGAACGCGATGTCGGAGCGCCCGCGCCGCTCCGCCTCCGCGCGGGCCAGTCCGAGCGCCTCCTCGGTGATCTCGACCGCGGTGACCGTGCCGGGCGCGATCCGCTCCGCCAGGTCGGCGGTGACGGTGCCCGGCCCGCAGCCCACGTCCAGCAGCGT
This region of Streptosporangium sp. NBC_01495 genomic DNA includes:
- a CDS encoding M14 family zinc carboxypeptidase, with product MRRRLIVVFAALALLCLGVTGAGASAEPQPNSQYKVQGPSTAQQRSAVAATGAAIDQVDPDSVVITASEAEVAEIKKLGYTVTKIPRSLFPTGPERRADFPPSDSGYHNYAEMTAAVNQIVADHPTIVRKISYGTSYEGRDLIAVKISDNVAADENEPEVLFTHHQHAREHLTVEMAIYLLNLFTDGYATDSRIANLVNGREIWIMPDLNPDGGEYDIAAGSYRSWRKNRQPNPGSSAVGTDMNRNWGYNWGCCGGSSGSTSSETYRGSAAESTPEVRAVANWVRSRVVGGVQQIKSHIDWHTYSELILWPYGYTFNDTGPGLTQDDRDAHATLGQNMASTNGYTPQQASDLYITDGTIDDWLWGVYKIFSYTFEMYPASSSPGFYPPDEQIVPQTTRNKEATLRFLEYSDCVYRIIGKESQYCGTGTPPVTVYSDEFETATGWTANPSGTDTATSGLWERGDPEATTSSGAKQLGTTVSGTNDLVTGRLAGAAAGDYDIDGGITSIRSPAITLPSTGTLNLSLSWYLAHGSNASSADFLRVKVVGSTTTQVFQQLGAASNRNGAWAVATANLSAFAGQTVRILVEAGDASGASLVEAGIDNVKITQQP
- a CDS encoding class I SAM-dependent methyltransferase, with product MTGKDAVYTHGHHESVLRSHRWRTAENSAAHLLPHLRPGMTLLDVGCGPGTVTADLAERIAPGTVTAVEITEEALGLARAEAERRGRSDIAFAVADAHALEFPDDTFDVVHAHQVLQHVGDPVQALREMRRVCVPGGIVAVRDSDYAAFTWFPETPELDEWLDLYRGVARANGGEPDAGRRLLSWARAAGFTDVSATSSTWCFATPEERAWWGGMWAERILESDMARQALASGAAAEEDLRRISEGWRTWAGQPDGWLSLLHGELVCRV